Genomic DNA from Stigmatella erecta:
TCGAACACCAGCACGTTGTCCTGCGTCAGCATCAGCTTGGAGAGCAGCAGCCGCACCGTCTCACCACCGGACAGCGTGTCGGTGGGCTTCATGCGCTCCTCGCCCGAGAAGAGCATCCGCCCCAGCACGCCGGAGATCTCCTCGTTGGTGAGCTTGGTGTTGATGTCGCGCATCCACTCGAAGGCGGTGGTGCCCTTGCGGATGGTGCCGTGGTGGTCCTGCGGCAGGTAGCCCAGGGTGGCCTGGTGGCCCCACTTCACGTTGCCCCCGTCCGGCTCCAGCTGCCCGGCGATCATGCGCACCAGGGTGGACTTGCCCACGCCGTTGCGGCCGATGACGCAGATCTTCTCGCCCTTGCACACCAGGGCGTTGAAGGGCTTGATGACCGGCGCCCCGTCGAAGGACTTGTGGATGCCTTCGATCATCAGCGTCTGCTTGCCGCTGACCTGCTTCTGGTCGAAGCGGATGAAGGGCCGGGCGATGTTGGAGCGCTTCAGGTCCTCGCTGCGCAGCTTTTCGATCTGCTTCTTGCGGCTCTGCACCTGGGAGGCGCGGGTGCCGGCGCTGAAGCGGGCCACGAAGTCCTGGAGCTGGGCGATCTTCTTCTTCTTCTCCTCGGTCTCGGACTCGATGCGGCCGCGGATCTGCGCCTTCTGCATCACCATGTCGTCATAGCCGCCCGTGTACGGGATGATCGTCTCGTAATCGATGTCGGCGATGTGGGTGCAGATGACGTTGAGGAAGTGCCGGTCGTGGCTGATGGTGATGAGCACGCCCTCGTAGTCCGTGAGGAAGTTCTGCAGCCAGCGGATGGACTCGATGTCCAGGTTGTTCGTGGGCTCGTCGAGCAACAGCCCCTCGGGCTTGCCGAACAGCGCCTGGGCGAGCAGCACGCGCAGCTTGAGGCCGCCGGTGAGCTGCCGCATGGGGCCCTCGTGGAAGTTCTCCGCGATGCCCAGACCCACCAGCAGGGTGGCCGCGTCGCTCTCGGCCACGTAGCCATCCTCCTCGGCGATGACGCCCTCCAGCTCGCCCAGGCGGTTGCCGTCCTCCTCGGTGATGTCCGCCTTGGCCAGGAGCGTGTTCTTCTCCTGCATGGCCTCCCACAGGGGCTTGTTGCCCATGAGCACCACGTCCAGCACGCGGTCCTGGTCGTAGCGGAAGTGGTCCTGCCGCAGGATGCCCAGGCGCTTGGGGCGGGTGATGGTGCCCATGTCCGCTTCCTCGTCCCCGGCGAGGATCTTCATGAACGTGGACTTGCCCGCCCCGTTGGGGCCGGTGAGGCCGTAGCGGCGGCCCGGCGAGAACGAGACGTTCACGTCCTCGAAGAGCTTCTTGGGCCCGAAGGCCTTGGAGACGTTGATGATGTTGAACATGGCGATGCTCTTGACGAAAAGGGGGCTGCGGCCAGACGCGCCGCGGCATTACCACCGCGGGGAGGCCGGAGGGAATCCTTGTAACGCGCGCCTGGAACCATTCATGCCGCCAGCCCCTGTCCCGGGCCCCCGGGCCATGTAGGCCCAGGTCGCCTTCCTGGGGGGCAAGGGGGCGGCTTTGGCTGGCGCCAGGTGCGATGGGCGCGGAGGCAGGTATAACGCCCGGCCCATGGCTGTCCGCTTCGAACTCGTCACCACCGACCCCACCGGCGCCCGCGCCGGGGTGCTCCACACGCGCCGGGGCTCTTTTCCCACCCCCATGTTCATGCCGGTGGCCACCCATGCCGCCTTCCGCCACCTGGGCACCGAGGAGGTGTGGGAGACGGGCAGCCGCATCCTCCTGGCCAACACCTACCACCTGATGCTCCGGCCCGGCGCGGACGTGTTCCGCAAGTTCGGCGGCATCCACCCCTTCATGCAGTGGGATGGGGCCATCCTCACGGACTCGGGCGGGTTTCAGATCTTCTCGCTGCCGGAGGACCGGCTCATCACCGAGAAGGGGGCGCAGTTCCGCAGCTTCTACGACAACAGCCGCCAGATGCTCAGCCCCGAGACCAGCATCGCCATGCAGCAGGCGATCAACTCGGAGATCATGATGGTGCTGGACGTGTGCATCGACTCGCGCACGGACGAGGCGGGCACGCGCGAGGCCATGGAGCGCACCCACCGCTGGGCGGTGCGCAGCCTGGCCGCCAAGGACAAGGTGCCCACGGGCCAGGCGCTGTTCGGCATCGTCCAGGGCGGTGTCCACCCGCGCCTGCGGGACGAGAGCGCGGCGTTCCTCACCCAGCTGCCCTTCGATGGCTTCGCCATTGGCGGCCTGGCGGTGGGGGAGACGAAGGAGGAGCGCGAGACGATGACGGTCCGCGCCACCGCCTCGCTGCCCACGGACAAGCCGCGCTACCTCATGGGGGTGGGCACGCCCACGGACCTGCTGGAGGCGGTGATGCGGGGCGTGGACATGTTCGACTGCATCATCCCCACGAAGATGGCGCAGCAGGGCTACGCGTACACCTTCGAGGGGCTGGTGCGCATTACCCGCATGGTCTACCGCCTGGATGACGCCCCGCTGGACGCGGCGTGCGACTGCCTGGTGTGCAAGCGCTACACGCGCGGCTACCTGCAGCACCTGATGCGCGGCAAGCACCACCTGGGCTCGCGCATGCTCTCCATCCACAACGTGCGCCACTACCAGAAGCTGATGGGCAAGCTGCGCGAGGCCATCCTCCAGGGCAGCTACGCGCAGACGTACCGGGAGCTCAAGGCCGCCATCGCCCCGCCGAAGGACCTGCGCGGCGAGGTGTCCCCCGAGGCGGTGACGCTGAAGGACGTGGGCTGAGCCCTCGCGCGGGAAGGGGCCCGCGAGGGGCCCACTTTTCGCGTTGAAAATGAGAATCGTTATCACCTAGGGTGGGCGCCCATGTCCTCCCCCCTCGAGATGAAGCAGACGCGCGCGCGGTGGATGCCGGCGCTGGCCGTCCTGGCGATGTCCCTGGCGCTGGTGAATTGCGGTGACGATCCGGACGAGACGCCCCCGGACACCGACGGGCGCGGCGAGCCGCGGTGCGCGCCCGCCCCGGTGCGCTGCAGCGAGGAGAGCATTGACGGGCTCGACCTGCTGACCACCGTGTCGACGGGCGCCATCCAGGAGGAAGGCACCACGGCGGGCGAATTCCACACCTACGTGGATGCGCGCGCCGGCGGCAGCCCCCAGACACAGTCCTATACGTACGCCCGCTTCACGGCGCAGGGGCTGGTCCAGGTGCCGGTGGATGATCAGGCCGCGCTGGCGTCCATGGAGTGGGACATCGCCTTCCGCCGCTACATCCTCCGGGTGAACAGCGGGGTGTCCGGTCCCTCCTGCACGCTGGTGGCCCGCACCCCCGAAGGCACGGCTTTCGAGTCGGTGACCGCCGTGAATTCGGCCTGGGAGTTCACCCCCGAGGGTTACTTCGATGAGGCCTGCGGGCTCGTCACCCATGAGCAGGGGCTCGGCCCCGCCACGGCGCTGGGCGGCTTCTGGGTGTACGAGGCCTGTCTGGTCATGACCGGAGAGGTCTTCGTGGTGCGCCTGGCGGACGGCCGTCACGTGAAGCTGGAGGTGACGCACTACTACGATGCGGAGCCGCAGGCGGTCTGCAACGAGACGGGCTCCGCGCCCGCTCCCAACGGTGCGGCGCAGCTCCGCGTCCGGTGGGCCTTCCTGCCGTGAGGGCCCTGGCGCTGACGCTGCTCCTGGGCGCCGGGTGTGGTTCCGCCCGGCCTCCGCATGAGGTGCCCGGCGGCATGGCGGGACAGCTCGTGGCGGTG
This window encodes:
- a CDS encoding HmuY family protein — its product is MSSPLEMKQTRARWMPALAVLAMSLALVNCGDDPDETPPDTDGRGEPRCAPAPVRCSEESIDGLDLLTTVSTGAIQEEGTTAGEFHTYVDARAGGSPQTQSYTYARFTAQGLVQVPVDDQAALASMEWDIAFRRYILRVNSGVSGPSCTLVARTPEGTAFESVTAVNSAWEFTPEGYFDEACGLVTHEQGLGPATALGGFWVYEACLVMTGEVFVVRLADGRHVKLEVTHYYDAEPQAVCNETGSAPAPNGAAQLRVRWAFLP
- the tgt gene encoding tRNA guanosine(34) transglycosylase Tgt, translated to MAVRFELVTTDPTGARAGVLHTRRGSFPTPMFMPVATHAAFRHLGTEEVWETGSRILLANTYHLMLRPGADVFRKFGGIHPFMQWDGAILTDSGGFQIFSLPEDRLITEKGAQFRSFYDNSRQMLSPETSIAMQQAINSEIMMVLDVCIDSRTDEAGTREAMERTHRWAVRSLAAKDKVPTGQALFGIVQGGVHPRLRDESAAFLTQLPFDGFAIGGLAVGETKEERETMTVRATASLPTDKPRYLMGVGTPTDLLEAVMRGVDMFDCIIPTKMAQQGYAYTFEGLVRITRMVYRLDDAPLDAACDCLVCKRYTRGYLQHLMRGKHHLGSRMLSIHNVRHYQKLMGKLREAILQGSYAQTYRELKAAIAPPKDLRGEVSPEAVTLKDVG
- a CDS encoding ABC-F family ATP-binding cassette domain-containing protein, which encodes MFNIINVSKAFGPKKLFEDVNVSFSPGRRYGLTGPNGAGKSTFMKILAGDEEADMGTITRPKRLGILRQDHFRYDQDRVLDVVLMGNKPLWEAMQEKNTLLAKADITEEDGNRLGELEGVIAEEDGYVAESDAATLLVGLGIAENFHEGPMRQLTGGLKLRVLLAQALFGKPEGLLLDEPTNNLDIESIRWLQNFLTDYEGVLITISHDRHFLNVICTHIADIDYETIIPYTGGYDDMVMQKAQIRGRIESETEEKKKKIAQLQDFVARFSAGTRASQVQSRKKQIEKLRSEDLKRSNIARPFIRFDQKQVSGKQTLMIEGIHKSFDGAPVIKPFNALVCKGEKICVIGRNGVGKSTLVRMIAGQLEPDGGNVKWGHQATLGYLPQDHHGTIRKGTTAFEWMRDINTKLTNEEISGVLGRMLFSGEERMKPTDTLSGGETVRLLLSKLMLTQDNVLVFDEPTNHLDLESISALADGLKKFEGTVIVVTHDQELISEVATRIWSLKGSGQEVLDYNGPYAEFMEKHAVDTDTRRR